The following proteins are co-located in the Osmia lignaria lignaria isolate PbOS001 chromosome 12, iyOsmLign1, whole genome shotgun sequence genome:
- the mRpL11 gene encoding mitochondrial ribosomal protein L11, giving the protein MSKLVSKGRGTLKKILPKVDHSSPLQTYIPAGLANAKPPLGSQLGQRNINVANFCKEFNEKTAHIKEGIPLPCRVKVQADGSYDLIIYHPPSSFFLKQAAGIAKGKISSGEVAGKITFKHLYEIACIKAQDPPMALLSLKQVCEMLVGVARSCGIKIVRTLDPKEHEEFMQQREETVQQHLEELRLAKEAKVLRGTA; this is encoded by the exons atgtccAAACTAGTGAGTAAAGGACGTGGTACACTTAAGAAGATACTACCAAAAGTGGATCATTCTTCACCCTTGCAGACATATATTCCTGCAGGGTTGGCAAATGCTAAGCCACCACTTGGATCACAACTTGGACag agAAACATTAATGTGGCAAATTTTTGCAAAGAGTTTAATGAAAAGACAGCACATATAAAAGAGGGTATACCTTTGCCATGTCGTGTTAAAGTACAAGCTGATGGAAGttatgatttaataatttaccATCCACCAAGTTCATTTTTCTTGAAACAAGCAGCTGGAATTGCAAAAGGAAAAATAAGTTCAG GAGAAGTAGCTGGCAAAATAACATTTAAACATCTGTATGAAATTGCTTGCATTAAAGCTCAAGATCCACCAATGGCATTGCTGTCTTTAAAACAAGTTTGTGAAATGCTCGTTGGTGTTGCCCGCTCTTGTGGTATAAAAATTGTACGTACTTTAGACCCTAAAGAACATGAAGAATTTATGCAACAGAGGGAAGAAACTGTTCAACAGCACTTAGAAGAATTACGATTAGCTAAAGAAGCTAAGGTGCTCAGGGGAACTGCCTAA